The DNA region CGGCCTTCTCGATGTACACCGACAGGCGCTGGAGGACCACGTCGAGGATACCGCCCGATTCCCCCACCTCGACCAGGTTGGTGAAGAGCTCGTTGAAGGTCTTGGGGTGCTTCCGGAGCGCCTCGGCCAGGCTGGAGCCGGACTCCACGTCCCGCGCCACCTGGGCCGTCACGCTCCGGAGGACGGGTGAGTCGCTCTGCGCGGCCAGGATGTTGAGGCACTGGACCAGCGGGAGGCCGGCGTCGATCATGGTGGAGAACTGCCGCGTGAAAATCGCCAGCGTGCGGTCCTTGACCTTGCCCGCCACCACCTTGGCGCCGGCCGCCTTCGCTGGTTTTTCCTTGATTGCGGTGATGAGGATCTGCCGCTGGCGGAGCTGGGAAACGGCGGAGGCCCGGTCCGGGGCCTCGATCTCCCCGGCGGTGGAGCCCCGCGCGGTTCGCCCCTGGTACGTGAAGACTGGCATGGCCTCCTCCTTACTCGGGCCTCGCCTCGCAACGGGCCTGCCTACGGCATGGCCGGCGCCGCTCGGCTCGAACAGCTTCCCCGCGATCCCGCTACTTGATCGCGACCGCCTTGACCTGTCTGAAGTCGGTAATCCCGTCCAGGGACTTGATGACGCCGTCCTGAACGAGGGTCGTCATGCCGCCTTGTTTGACGGCGACGAGCAACTCGGCGACCGGGGCCTTGCGCTGGATGAGCCGCTTGACCTCTTCGGTGGCGACCAGGAGCTCGTGGATGCCGGCGCGGCCACGGTAGCCGCTCTTGTTGCAGTTGGGGCAGCCCTTGCCGCGGTAGAGGACGAAGGCGTCGTCGTACTTGGCGAGGCGCTCGAACTCTTCCGCGCCGTAGGCGCGGGCCAGCTCCTCGTACTCCTTCCTGGGGGGGTGGTATTTCTCCTTGCACTCGCTGCAGACGCGCTTGACGAGGCGCTGGGCGAGGACCCCGAGCAGGGCGTCGGCGAAGTTGAAGGGGTCCATGCCCATGTCGAGGAGGCGGATGACGGTTTCGGGGGCGCTGTTGGTGTGGAGGGTGGAGAAGACGAGGTGGCCGGTGAGGGAG from Candidatus Rokuibacteriota bacterium includes:
- the tadA gene encoding Flp pilus assembly complex ATPase component TadA → SLTGHLVFSTLHTNSAPETVIRLLDMGMDPFNFADALLGVLAQRLVKRVCSECKEKYHPPRKEYEELARAYGAEEFERLAKYDDAFVLYRGKGCPNCNKSGYRGRAGIHELLVATEEVKRLIQRKAPVAELLVAVKQGGMTTLVQDGVIKSLDGITDFRQVKAVAIK